From Anomalospiza imberbis isolate Cuckoo-Finch-1a 21T00152 chromosome 6, ASM3175350v1, whole genome shotgun sequence, one genomic window encodes:
- the LOC137475330 gene encoding alpha-1-antitrypsin-like: MKTTFSLCLLLVGLHTVALRHQHPRYRNKQDDAKGVYYPGHSSQWEEASPLKNKTFVKLVLSNADFAFSFYKLVASEAMDKNIFFSPISISASFTMLALGAKAGTLTQILEGLAFNLKKTQEQEIHEGFCQLLHMLNRSNSEFQLSLGNALFIEETLKPLQKFLDDVKSFYESEVFSTDFNNSVGAESQINSYIEEKTNGKIVKLVENLDPLTAMVLVNYVFFKAHWEKPFNMAQTKQEDFFVDQKTSVKVDMMYRKGYYRNYFDEELSCWLVQIPYNGDVAALFVLPDEGKMKQVEDALLKRTVTKWEKSLQDRKIHLHIPKFCISGTYDVKNIVKQMGMVNLFTEQADLSGITEEPGLTVSKVIHRAMLNVHENGTEAAGASVKEVTWRSGDFPRPPRVRFNRPFLLLILDKFTHTILFIGKIVNPQKNG; this comes from the exons atgaagacCACTTTCTCCTTGTGTTTATTGCTGGTTGGTTTGCATACTGTTGCCCTGCGTCATCAGCATCCTCGCTACCGTAATAAGCAGGATGATGCTAAAGGTGTATATTATCCAGGACATAGTTCTCAGTGGGAAGAAGCTTCTCCACTTAAGAACAAAACCTTTGTCAAACTAGTTCTCAGCAATGCTGactttgcattttccttttacAAGCTGGTTGCATCTGAAGCAatggacaaaaatattttcttttcaccCATAAGCATCTCTGCTTCCTTTACAATGCTGGCACTTGGTGCCAAGGCTGGGACACTGACACAGATTTTGGAAGGGCTTGCCTTTAACCTGAAAAAGACTCAGGAGCAGGAAATACATGAAGGTTTTTGCCAACTCCTCCACATGCTGAACCGTTCAAATAGTGAGTTCCAGCTGAGCCTGGGCAATGCCCTTTTTATAGAAGAGACACTAAAACCACTACAGAAGTTTTTAGATGATGTCAAGAGCTTTTATGAATCTGAAGTCTTCTCTACTGACTTTAACAACTCTGTTGGCGCTGAGAGTCAGATCAACAGTTATATTGAGGAAAAGACAAATGGGAAAATAGTTAAACTAGTGGAAAACCTTGATCCTCTGACTGCAATGGTTCTTGTTAACTATGTCTTCTTTAAAG CCCATTGGGAGAAACCTTTCAATATGGCACAGACAAAACAAGAGGACTTTTTTGTGGATCAGAAAACATCTGTAAAAGTTGACATGATGTATCGAAAGGGTTACTACAGAAATTACTTTGATGAAGAGCTGTCCTGTTGGCTGGTTCAGATACCTTACAATGGAGATGTTGCAGCATTATTTGTTTTGCCTGATGAAGGGAAGATGAAGCAGGTAGAAGATGCCCTCTTGAAAAGAACTGTAACTAAATGGGAGAAGTCCCTCCAAGACAG AAAAATACATCTGCACATTccaaaattttgtatttctggTACCTATGATGTGAAAAATATAGTCAAACAAATGGGTATGGTCAATCTGTTTACTGAACAAGCTGATCTCTCAGGGATTACTGAGGAGCCTGGACTGACGGTTTCAAAA GTGATCCACAGAGCCATGCTGAATGTTCATGAGAATGGCACTGAGGCAGCCGGGGCCTCAGTGAAGGAGGTTACCTGGAGATCTGGGGATTTTCCTCGCCCACCTCGAGTCAGATTCAACAGACCATTTCTCCTGCTGATTCTGGATAAGTTCACCCACACCATCCTCTTCATTGGGAAAATTGTAAACCCTCAGAAAAATGGTTAA